The sequence CCTGGGCGAAGGGCTGGGCGGTGGCCCAGTCCCGCGAGCGGGGGGTCTGCTCCTGGGCTGGCCAGAGCCTGACCAGCAGGGCCTCGCCAGCTTCGGCCTGGGGCAGGCGGATGCTGCTGGCCTCCCCCTCGCTGAGGATCAGCAGCCGATCCACCAGCAGCCGGTTGCGGCGACTGAGGGCGTCTGGATCGTCGCTGACGATCACCTCGGGACGGCCTGTGCGGGTGGCCTCCACCAGCCGGGCGTGCAGGGCGGCTTCGGGGTCGTCGTCAGCTTCGGAGGGTCCGCTGATGCTGAGGTCGTCGAGGCCGTTGAGGCCCTGGCTGAGCTGGCGCAGCTGCTCCGGCAGCAGGCGCCGCACTGCCGTGGTCAGGGGCGAGCCGGGGCAGGCGTCGTGGATCACGATCGTCTGCAGCGGCATGCGGCCGGGGTCGCGGCCCACGGAGGCGGCCTCGGCCAGGGCCGTGATGAAGCGGGATGGCACCCCGGGCTCGCACTCCAGCAGCTGTTTGAGCTGGTCGCCGTCGAACTGCAGCACCTGAACCGCCGTGAGGGCCAGGGCTGAGGCGGAGCGGGGCTCCCCGCTGAGGGGGCCGTAGTCCCCCACCAGCTCCCCGGGCACCACCTTGCGGAAGAAGCCCTCCGGCTGGCCCGGCGGCCCGGTGTGCAGCCCCACCACCCCCGTGAGCACCAGATAGGCGTGGTCGCCGGGATCACCCTGGCGAAACAGGAGCTCTCCCTCCTCGATGGCCAGCTGGGTTGGGCCCAGGGCGGTGATGCAGCTGGGATCGAGGCCCGCCAGCACCCCTGAGCCGGCGAGGGCCCTGGCCAGCAGGGCATGAAGCGCTTGTGTCATGGGGGTGTCGATCAGGCTGGCCCGGCCAGCCGCGTGGGTTGGGGCAGATTGAGCTGCTGCTGCAGCACCCCCAGCTTGAGGGCCACCTCCTGCAGCTCCCGGTCCACCGCCGAACCCGGCACCAGCCCGGCACCGGCGGTGAGCTCCAGCTGGCGGCCCTCCACCGTGCCGCTGCGGATCGCCACCCGCAGGTCGAGGTCGCCGGCGCTGTCGATCCAGCCGATCGGGGCGGCGTAGTGGCCCCGCTCAAAGGGCTCCAGGTTGCGCAGCCAGGCCATGGCCTCGCGGCGCGGCAGGCCCGCCACCGCCGGCGTCGGGTGCAGGGCGGCGGCGATGGCCAGGGGTTGCTGCCGTCCCAGGCAGGCGCTGATCGGGCTGTGCAGATGCACCAGCTGGCCGTGGCGGGCCAGGCGGGGATGCCGAGGCCGCCGCGGGTTCAGGCCGGCCCGGCTGAGCACGGCGGTGATCGTGTCCACCACGAGCTCGTGTTCGAGGCGGTCCTTGGTGGAGTGCAGCAGGCTGGCGGCCCGTTTATCGGCGGGCGCTGTGCCGGCCAGGGCATCGCTGCGCAGCTGGCCCTGGCGCACGGTGAGCAGCCGCTCCGGCGAGGCGCCGATCAGGGCCGATCCGGCGCAGCGCTGCCAGAGCAGCCGGCAGCTGCCGCCCTGGTGGCGGCGCAGGGGGGCGAGCAGGCCCAGGGGATCGGGCTGGGCGCTGAGGGTGAGCTGCTGGCGCACGGCCAGCACCAGCTTCTGCAGGGCGCCGCCCTCCACCAGCTCCAGGGCCTGGGCCGCCGCCTGGCGGTAGTTCTCCTGCCAGGGCGTGCGCAGGGCCACCGCCACCGTGGCGCTGGCCGCCGAGGCGTGGCTGTGGCGCTCCAGCTGGCGGGCCTTCTCCCAGAGCTCCTCGGCCAGGCTGCGGGCCGTGACGCCGCCGCCCAGGGGCCGCTGCAGCCGCAGCCAGCAGTGCTGGCCATGGCGGCTCAGCTGCCAGCGGGGCAGCACGGCCTGCACCCCCGGGATCGCGGCGACGCTGGTGTCCAGGGGGGCGTCGAAGAAGCCGAAGGCCAGCAGCACCCTGGGCCTGGCCAGGGGCGGACAGGCAACCTGGGCCCCGGCCAGCCGATTGAGGCTGGCGCTGGCGAAGCGCTGGGCCAGCTCGAAGCGCCGCGGACCGCTCAGCTCCAGGCTGTTGGTGCGGCCGCTGGCGGCGATGCAGAGCCCCGGGGCGCCGTCCCAGAGGAAGCGGAAGCTGTCGCCGCCCTCCAGGTGGGGCAGCAGGGCCATCGGATCCCCCGGGGCGATCGCCATGGCCAGGCTGAGCACGCCCTCCTCGTCCGCCTGGCGGGCGCCCTCGCTGGCCAGGGCCAGCAGATCGGTGAAGGAATCAGGAGCCGGCAACGGCTGGGGCCCGGGGCGCCGCGAAGAGCTGCTCAAATGTATGGGTCCTGTCGCGGTTGCCGCCCCCGGTCCCCATGCCTGAGCCCGAGGTCGTCGCAAGCCGTTACGCCGCAGCGCCCGGGTCCGTGGCGGCACTGGGTGCCGTGGGTTCAGGGCAGGCGGCGGGCGCGGCCGAGCAGCGGCGCCTCCTCTGGCGCTCGGCGATCAAGTGGCCCATGTATGCCGTGGCGGTGATGCCGGCGCTGCTGGCGGCCGGCTGGCGCTGGGGGCAGGGCGAGGTGCTGCGCCTCGACCAGCTGCTGCTGTTCCTGCTGGCGGCCGTGCTGCTGCTGGCCTGGGAAAACCTCGCCAACGACGTCCATGACGCCGAGACCGGCGTGGACACCCACGGCAAGCCCCACTCCCTGGTGAACCTCACCGGCCGCCGCGCCACGGTGGCCCGCTGGGCCCGGACTGCTCTGGTGGCCGGGCTGCTGCTGATGGCCCTGGTGGCCTGGCGCAGCACGCCGCTGGTGCTGGCGCTGGTGCTGGGCTGCTGCGCCCTCGGCTACCTGTACCAGGGCCCGCCCTTTCGCCTCGGTTATCACGGTCTGGGGGAGCCGCTGTGCTGGCTGGCCTTCGGGCCCCTGGCCACGGCGGCGGCGCTGCTGGCCCTGGGCCCCGCCGCCAGCACCATCCCCTGGCGCACCGCCCTGCTGCTGGGCAGTGGAGCGGCCGTGGCCACCACCCTGGTGCTGTTCTGCTCCCACTTCCATCAGGTGGAGGAGGATGCGGATCACGGCAAGCGCTCCCCGGTGGTGCAGCTGGGCACCGCCACCGCTGCGGGCCTGGTGCCCTGGTTCGTGGCCCTCACCCTGGCGCTGCAGTGGGCGCCGGTGTTGCTGGGCCACTGGCCCCTCACCGCCCTGCTCGGCGGGCTGGCGCTGGCCCCAGGCCGCCAGCTGATCGGTCTGCTCCAACAGCAGCACGACAGCCCCAGTGCGATTGCGGGCAGCAAGTTTCTGGCCCTCCGCTTCCAGACCTTCAACGGCCTCGGCCTGGCTCTGGGTCTGGCCCTCGGGCGCTGGCTCTGAAGGCCATGGCCCAGCCTCCCCTCCTGGGTGAAACGTCGGCGGCCCAGGTGCTCAGCCTGGAGTGGCGGCCGTTCCGGGCGCCGCTGCCCCGGCCGCTGCGCACCGCCCGCGGCTGCATCGAGGTGAAACAGGGCTGGTTGCTGCGCCTGGAGGCCCCCCGCCATGGCGCCGTGGGCTGGGGCGAGGCGGCGCTGCTGGAGGGCGATTCCCGCAGCCTTGATCAGGCAATCGCAGCCCTCCCCCCCGAGAGCGACCGCGCCGCTCTGGAAGACCTGCTGGCCCGGCCCGGCTGCCCGCGCTGTCTGGCCTTCGCCCTGGGGGCTGCCCTGGCGGAGCTCGACGGCCTGCCCGAGGGGCGCTGGCTGGACGCCCCCGCCGGGGCGGCGCTGCTGCCGGCCGGCGAGGCGGCCCTGGCCGAACTGGAGCGTCTGCTGGCCGAGGGCTCCTGCCCTGATCCGCTGGTGTTGAAGTGGAAGGTGGCCGCCGAGCCCGATCAGCTGGAGCGCCGCCTGCTGGAGCAGCTGCTGGAGCGCCTGCCCGCCTCGGCCCGTCTGCGCCTCGATGCCAACGGGGGCTGGACCCGGGCCACTGCCTGGACCTGGGCGGAACGGCTGCGGCAGGAGCCACGGCTGGAGTGGCTGGAGCAGCCCCTGCCCCCTGCCGATCGGGAGGGGCTGGAGCTGCTGGTCCGCCAGCTGCCGGTGGCCCTGGATGAGTCGCTGGAGTGCCACCCCGAACTCGCGGGTTACTGGCCCTCCTGGCAGGTGCGGCGTCCCAGCCAGGAGGGCGACCCAAGGCCCTTGCTGGCCGCACTGGAGCGGGGCAGCTCCTTCCTGATGCTGAGCAGCGGCTTTGAAACCGGCATCGGCCGCCGCTGGCTGGAGCACCTCGCTGCCCTGCAGTGGCGCGGCCCCACCCCGGTGGCCCCTGGCCTGGCCAGGGCCTGGCAGCCCCTGGGCAGCCTGGGCTCGACAAGCCCGGAGGCGGTGTGGCGGGCGGCCCTGTGAGGCCCGAGCAACCCCTGGGGCCAGAGCAGCTGGAGGCGGCCTGGCGTCGCGGTGAGCTGGTGGCCCTGGCCGGCCCCCAGGAGCAGCAGGCGCTGGCCCTGGCGCTCGGGGCGGCGGGGGTCAGGACGCTGCATCAGCTGGCGGAGCGCTGGGGGGCCGGGGTGGTGCTGGGCAGCGGCGGCAGCCGTGGCCCGGGCGGGCGGCGCTGGTGCCTGCAACCGCTCGCCCACCTGGAGGCCTCAGCCGCGGCCACGGGCCGCTGGCTGGAGGGGATCGGCCTCGACCCCGCCGCCTGCGTGCACCTCAACCCCCTGCCCAGCCACCACGTGAGCGGCCTGCTGCCCTGGCTGCGCTCGCGTCGCTGGGGCTGCGCCCACCGGCAGATTTCCTCCGCACTGATGCGCCAGCCCCAGGCCCTGGCCGCCCATCTGCCCATCGCGACGCAGTCGCCGGCCCTGCTGTCGCTGGTGCCCACCCAGCTGGCCCGTCTGCTGGCCGACCCGGCCGGGCTGGCCTGGCTGCAGCGTCTGGCGGTGATCTGGGTGGGTGGCGCGCCGCTGCCGCCGGCCCTGGCTCAGAAGGCCCGCCAGGCCGGTCTGCGGCTGGCCCCCTGCTATGGCGCCACCGAGACCGCCGCCATGGTCGCCGCCCTGGATCCCGAAGCGTTCCTGGCCGGCGCGGTGGGCTGCGGCCCGCCCCTGGAGGGGGTGGAGCTGCGTCTGGCGGCGCAGCAGGGCGCCCTGGAGATGCGCTGCTGCAGGCTCAGCCCGGGCTATCTGGGCGCGGGCGTGCTGCAGCCGCTGCCGCTGGCGGCGGGGGGCTGGTGGCGCAGCGGCGATGCCGCCCGGCTGGGCGGGGCTGGCCTGCAGGTGCTGGGGCGGCTGGATGGCGCCATCCACAGCGGCGGCGAAACGGTGTTTCCCGAACAGCTGGAGGCGAGGTTGCGGGCCCTCGCCGCCAGCACGAACCTGCCGCTGAGGGAGGTGCTGCTGCTGGCGGTGGACGATCCGCTCTGGGGCCAGCGCCTGGTGGCCCTGGTGCGGGCTCAGCCCGCGGCGCATGGCCCTGCCCTGCTGGCCCAGCTGCAGGCCGCCGTGGCCGCCTGGCCCCCTGCCGAACGGCCTCGAACCTGGCAGCTCTGCACCACGCTGGCACCCACGGCCCTGGGCAAGTGGCCCCGGGCCCGTTGGCAGCGCTGGCTCGAATCGCTAGAAGCGGGGGACGACCCCATCGCCTGTCACCCCCGCAATGACCACCCTGAGTGATGCCGAGCTGAGCAACAAGAAACTGGCTGTGGGCCTCACCGGGATCTTCCTGGGCGCCTTTGGCGTACACAAATTCATCCTTGGCTACACCAAGGCAGGCATCATCATGCTCGTGGTGTCCCTGGCCGGGGGCTTGGTCACCTGTGGCATCGCCAGTTTCGTGATGGGGGTGATCGGGCTGATCGAGGGGATCCTCTACCTCACCAAGACCAACGAGGAGTTCCAGGTCACCTACATCGATGCCGTCAAGGACTGGTTCTGATGGCGGCTCCAGCCAAACCGGCCCGGCGCTTCAGCGGGCTGATCCTGCTGGCTGCGGCCGGCATCAGCGTTGGGGCCTTCGGCTCCATTCCCCAGGACGGCTCTCTGCACCTCCTCGCCGTGCTGGCCAGCCTGCTGCCCCTGCAGCTGGCCGCTCTGTACTGGGCTACAGCGGCTGCACCCCCCCCAGGCTCGAGGCCTCCAGCCAGCGATTGAGCGCCGCCGGCAAGGGGCAGCGCCGGCGGCTTGTTGTTTCGATCGCCACGTGGCAGGTGAGCCCCCGGGCCACGGAATCGCCGTTGCAGCAGAAGCTGTAACCCACTTCGAAGCGGCCTGGATCGAGCCGTCGCGGCTTCAGGGCGATCGCCAGCCCATCGCCGCACCCCAGGGGACGCAGGAAATCGGCTTGGCAGTGCACGATCGGCAGGGCCACGGCCAGGGAGCTGCCGGGGGTGGGGAACACCTCCGCCGCCGCCACGCCGAAGCGCTCCAGGCTCTGCTCATAGGCCTCATGGCACCAGCCCAGCAGGCGCTGGAAGTGCATCACCCCGGCGGCGTCGGTGTCCCCGAAGCGCACCGTGCGGCTGAGCTGCAACCAATGGGAGGGTTCCATGACGCCGGGCGGTGGTCACCCCAGCGTTTTAGTCCCGCCAGGGGTTCGTACAGTCGCCACAGTGCGCCTCCAAGCCCTTGGCTTCCCCCGCCGCCACAGAACAGCCCACCCTGATCCGTGCCTGGGAAGCCTTCCTGGCCCATGTGCCCACGATGCTGCTGATCTGGGTGGCCACGGCGGTGATCAGTGGGGTGGGGGTGGCGATCTATCTGATCGTCAACCTGATCGTGTTCGCCGCGGCCGGCGGCGAGGACATGTCCGATGCCGCTGCCGGAACGGCGCTGGTCGTGGGCCAGCTGGGTCAGCTGCCCTTCTCGATCCTCTCCAGCCTGGTGGGCGTGCTGTTCACCGCCGTCCCGGCCATTCACTACGCCACGGGAGACACCATCGGCATCGAGGCGGCGTTCCAGGCCCTGTGGGCCCGCCCCTGGCGCTATCTGCTGGCGGGTGTGCTGTTCACCGTTGCCGTGGTGATCGGCCTGCTGCTGTGCGTCTTGCCCGGGATTGCCGTGGCCCTGGTGGGACCCGTGTACGTCAACAAGGTGTTCAACACCGACCTGCCGGTGCTCGATGCCCTGCGGACTTCGTTTCAGGCCGTCTACCGCTCCCAGCGGGGCTGGGAATTCGTGGGGATCGAGATCCTCACGGGCCTGGTCGTCGCCGTTGTGTCCGTGGCCACCTGCGGCCTGGGGGCCCTGGTGGCAGTTCCCGTCTCCAGCTTCTACATCCAGAACGTGGCCTATCACCGGGGCGTGCTGAGCTGAGGGGCGCGTCTCATGGGCTGGGGAAGGCTGGGATCCCCAGGCGGTAGTGCAGCACCATCCGCACCCCCCAGTAGCCCAGCAGCAGGGCGATGCCGGCGCCCCCCTGCCAGGGTCTGAGCCTGAGGCCGCCAGGCCAGAGCCGTCGCTGCCGGATCGCCTGCAGCGACCACACCAGCAGGGCTCCGGCCACGAGCGGTCCGAAGGCATGCTGCGCCAGGGCCTCCGACCAGTTCCCCTGCAGGCTGGAGCTGGTGGCGCGGGTGAGGAAGCAGCTGGGGCAAGGAAGTCCCGTGAGGGCTCGCAGCGGGCAGGGCCAACCCGGTAGGGAGGGATGGAGGCCCTTGAACCAGAGGTAGCCGGTGAGGCCGGCGGGCAGGAGAAAGCCGGCCCGTTGCAGTTGGCTCAGGAAGCGGCGGCGCGGGCTTCGGGACGCTCCGAGTTCAGCGATCGACCGATCCCATGATCACGTCGATGGAGCCGAGGATGGCCATGATGTCGGCCACCTTGGCGCCCTTGAGGATGTGGGGCAGGATCTGCAGGTTGTTCTGGTCGGCGGCGCGGATCTTGAAGCGCCAGGGGGTGACGTCGTCGTTGCCCTGGATGAACACGCCGATCTCGCCCTTGCCGGATTCCAGCCGGGTGTAGAGCTCGCCGGAGGGGATCTTGAAGGTGGGGGCCACCTTCTTCGCCACGTACTGGTAGTCGAAGCCGCTGGCCTCGCCACCCTTGCCCTCGGCCATGCGCCTGGCCTCCAGGTTTTCGGTGGGGCCGCCGGGGATCATGGCGCAGGCCTGGCGCAGGATCTTCAGCGACTCGCGCATCTCCTGCACCCGCACCCGGTAGCGCGCGAAGCAGTCACCCTCCTGGGCCGTCACCACCGACCAGTCGAAATCGTCGTAGCACTCGTAGTGATCCACCTTGCGGAGATCCCAGGGCACGCCGGAAGCCCTCAGCATCGGCCCCGAGAGGCTCCAGTTGATCGCCTGCTCACGCGTGATCGCCCCCAGCCCCTCGATGCGCTTGCGAAAGATCGGGTTGTTGGTGATCAGTTTCTCGTATTCGTCGATCTTGGGGCCGAACCAGTCGCAGAAGTCGAGGCACTTCTCCAGCCAGCCGTAGGGCAGATCGGCGGCCACTCCGCCGATGCGGAAGTAGTTGTTGTTGATCAGCCGCTGGCCGGTGGCCGCTTCCCAGAGGTCGTAGATCATCTCCCGCTCGCGGAAGATGTAGAAGAACGGTGTCTGGGCGCCCACATCAGCCAGGAAGGGTCCAAGCCAGAGCAGGTGGTTGGCGATGCGGTTGAGCTCCAGCATCAGCACCCGGATGTAGCTGGCGCGCCGGGGCACCGGCACATTGGCCAGCCGCTCGGGAGCGTTGACCACGATCGCCTCGTAGAACATGCCGGCCGCATAGTCCATGCGGCTCACGTAGGGCACGAACATCACATTCGTGCGGTTTTCGGCGATCTTCTCCATGCCGCGGTGCAGGTAGCCGATCACCGGCTCGCAGTCCACCACGTCCTCGCCGTCGAGGGTCACCACCAGCCGCAACACCCCGTGCATCGAAGGGTGATGGGGGCCGAAGTTGACCACCATCGGCTCCGTGCGCGTTTCCAGCTGCGTCATGGGGCCGGGGGGCGGAGGAAGAGTGTCGGGATCTTAGGAAGGTTTGGCGCCCCGCTTTGTTCCCCTGCCACCTGAGCTGCCCCCCGATCCGCCCGGGTTTGAGCACCGGCCCGTGCTGGCGGCAGAGGTGCTGGCGGGGTTCGAGCCCCTGGGGGAGCTGCTGGGGCAGCATCCCGGTGGTGGCCTGCTGATCGACTGCACCCTCGGCGGCGGCGGCCACAGCGCCCTGCTGCTGGAGGCCCATCCCGGCCTGCGCCTGATCGGGCTGGACCAGGACCCGAGCGCCCGCGCCGCCGCCGCCGAGCGCCTCGCCCCCTTCGGAAACCGGGTGGAGATCGTGGCCACCAACTTCGCCGACTACCGCCCGCCCGCACCCGCCCTGGCGGTGCTGGCCGATCTCGGCGTCAGCAGCCCCCAGCTGGACGTGGCTGAGCGGGGTTTCAGCTTCCGCAGCGAGGGTCCCCTCGACATGCGCATGAACCCCGGCGACGGGGAAACGGCCGCCGCTCTTCTGGATCGCCTCGACGAGGGCGCCCTGGCCGATCTGATCTATGGCTACGGCGAGGAGCGGCTGTCGCGGCGCATCGCCCGCCGCATCAAGGAGCAGGGGCCGTGGGACGACCCGCGCCAGCCGCGCACCACCGCTGAGCTGGCCTGGCTGGTGGGGGGCTGCTACCCGCCGGCGGCCCGCCGGGGTCGGCTGCATCCGGCGACCCGCACCTTTCAGGCCCTGCGCATCGCCGTCAATGATGAGCTCGGGGTGCTCGAGCGCTGGCTGGAGCAGGTGCCCCATTGGCTGCTGCCGGGAGGGCTGCTGGCGGTGATCAGTTTTCACTCCCTCGAAGACCGCCGGGTCAAGACGGCCTTCCGCACTGATCCGCTGCTGGAGCGGATCAGCCGCAAGCCGCTGGTGGCCAGTGCCGAGGAGGCCGAGGCCAATCCCCGCAGCCGTTCGGCCAAGGCCCGCCTGGCGCGCCGGCGGCCATGAGTGGTTTCGCGGTGACAGGGGTCACGTTGCCTGCGCTCACCCTGGTGGATGGCCTCTGGTGGGCCGCCCTGGTGATCCAGCTGCTGGCCATTCCCGGCACTCTGCTGCCCCTGCTGCCCGGCCTGGCGCTGTTGCCCCTGGGGGCTGGGCTGTGGGTCTGGGCGGTGGGCTGGAGCACCGCCTGGCCGCCCTTCGCCCTGGCCTGCCTGCTGCTGCTGCTGGGCTGGGGCGCCGACGCCCTGGGGCTGGTGCTGGGGCCGGCGCGGCTGAAGGCCACCCGCTGGGCCTACATCGGCGCCGGGCTCGGCCTGCTGGTGGGGCTGCTGGGCCTGCTGCCGGCCCTGCCCGTGGGCGGCCCGCTGCTGGGGGCCCTGCTGGGCCCGCTGCTCGGGGCCAGCCTCGGGGAGCTGATCACGGCCCCCACGGCCCTGGGGCCGATCGGGCTGCTGCGGCTGCGGCGATCCCTGGTGGTGGGCCTGGCCGTGGTGGCCGGGATGCTGGTGATCAAGGTGGCCCAGGCCCTGCTGGCCCTGGTGGGCGCCGCCGGCTTTGTGCTGCTCACCAGCCTGCGGGTTTGAGCAGCCCGGTGCGGTCTTCGCCACCGAACAGTGCCCGTCAGGGGCGCAGCTGGCGCAGCGCCGCCTCCACGCTGGCCACGGCCCGTTCGATCTCCGCCGCACCGGTGCTGCGGCCGAGCCCGAAGCGGATCGAGGCGGCGGCCTCGCTGCGGCTGCGGCCCAGGGCCGCCAGCACGTGGGAGGGGGACCCCTGGCTGCAGGCCGAGCCGCTGCTCACGGCGATGCTCCGGCGCAGCAGCCGGTGCAGGGCGGCGCCGTCCACCCCGCCCACCGTGACGTTGAGGTTGTGGGCCAGACGCGGCGCAGCGGCCCCGTTCAGCGTGATGCCCCCCAGCGCCAGCAGCTCCTGGCGCAGTTGATCGCGCAGGCTGCCGAGCCGCGCTGCCCGTTCCTGCTGATCGGCGACGGCCCGGCTGAGGGCTTCCCCGAGGCCCACCACCAGCGGCACGGCCACGGTGCCGGCGCGCCGCTGCTGCTCCTGGCCGCCGCCGTGCAACTGGGCCGCCAGCGCCACCCCCTGACGCACCAGCAGGGCCCCCACCCCCTTGGGCCCGTAGCACTTGTGGCCGCTGAGGCTGAGCAGATCCACCCCCTGCTCCGCCATCGCCAGCGGGATGTGGCCTGCGGCCTGGGCGGCATCCACATGCAGCAGCACGCCGTGGTGGTGGCAGTGGGCCGCGATGGTGCTGATCGGCTGCAGCACGCCGATCTCGTTGTTGGCCGCCATCACGGAGGCCAGCAGCACATCCGGGCCCAGGGCCGCCGCCAGCAGCTCCTCCTGCACCAGGCCGCCGGAGTCCACCGGCAGCACCGTGAGTGGGAAGCCGTGGCGCTCGAGGTAGCGCAGCGGATCCAGCACGGCCCGGTGCTCGGTGGCCAGGGTCAGCAGCCGCCGCCGCTCGCCGCCCTGGGCCAGGGCCGCCTCGCAGACCCCCTTGAGGGCCAGGTTGTTGGCCTCGGTGGCGCCGCTGGTGAACACCACGTCGCCGGGCTCAGCCCCGAGGGCCGCGGCCACCTGGGCCCGAGCCCGCTCCACGGCCGCAGCCGCCGTCAGGGACTCGCGGTGCAGGCGGCTGGAGGGGTTGGCGCAGTGCTCCCGCCACCAGGGCTCCATGGCGTTCAGCACCGCCGGATCGCAGGGGGTGCTGGCTTGGTGGTCGAGATAGGCGAGCATGGGGAGCCGAGCCGCCCACCATGCTGCCAACGACGTGGGGGCCCTGGGCCCTGGCGGCCACCGGCCTTGCCCTCCTGAGCAGCATGTTGCCGCCGCCGCCGGCGGCAGAGGCCCAGGCCACGGCGGTGGAGCGGCCGCCGGGGCTGGTGGTGCTCGATGAGCGGCCCCGTCCGGAGGGGATGCTGGTGCTTGGGGTCTACGGTCCCAAGCCCGATGCCACCATCGCGGGCCTCTGGCGGATGCAGCTCTGGCGGCAGCTGGGGCCGGATGTGTCGATCCAGACGGACACCGTGCGCTGCGACAAAGAGGAGCCGATGTGGATCACCGAGGACGGGGGGCGGCTGGTGATCCGCTCCCTCAACCCCGGCGGCGTGATCACCCCCGCCAATCGGGTGGATCACCTGGTGTGGTGGGCGGTCTGCCATCCGGAGCAGGCGGGCCGCGACCCTGCTGAGCTCAAGGCCACCGCTCTGGAGCTGGGCTACAGCACCACGTTGCGGGAATCCGAGCAGGTGCTGCCTGGACGACCCCGCTGAGGCTCTGCAGACTGCACGGCATGAGCACCGACCCCCTCGCAGCGCCCGCCTCCCCTGACCCCGGGCCCGACCCCAGCACCGCCGAGACCCCCCCGGCGCCGGCGCGTCTGCTGCTTGTCGACGACGAGCCGGGCCTGCGCACGGCCGTGCAGGCCTACCTGGAGGACGAGGGCTTCGCGGTGACCACCGCCGCCGACGGCGAGGAGGGCTGGGAGAAGGCCCAGGAGCTGCTGCCCGACGTGGTGATCAGCGACGTGATGATGCCCCGCTGCGACGGCTACGGCCTGCTCAGCAAGCTGCGTGCCGATGAGCGCCTCGGCGGCACCCCGGTGATCTTCCTCACCGCCAAGGGCATGACCGCTGACCGCATCGCCGGCTTCCAGGCCGGCTGCGACGACTACATCCCCAAGCCCTTCGATCCCGACGAGCTGGTGGCCCGGGTGCGCAATGCCGTGCGCCGGCAGGAGCGGCTGCTGGCCGAGGCCGCCCGCTTCGCCGATGCCGACATCGGCCAGATGGCCAAGCAGATCACCGAGATCCGCTCGCTGCTGGCCAGCGGCGGCCAGGCGAAATCCTCCCCGGGCAGCAGCGACCTGGTGTTCACCCCCCGGGAGGCCTCGGTGCTGCAACTGGTGGCGGAGGGCCTGATGAACAAGCAGATCGCCCGGCGATTGGAAACCTCGATCCGCAACGTGGAGAAGTACGTGAGCCGCCTGTTCATCAAGACCGGCACCGCCAGCCGCACTGAGCTGGTGCGCTACGCCCTGGAACATGGCCTGGTGGAGTGAAGCCTGAAGGGCGACCCGGAGCGTGGCTGCCGGTCGCCCTCAACCAGGGGCACGCCTATCGCGACCGGGTACGGCCGGCCGACCTGGTGAATCCGTCTGGCGACCCCCTGCACCAACCCAGCCTCAGCGGCTTTTACGCCCGCCGCTACCCCCATTCCTCCCGGGCCCTGTGGCGGCAGCGGCTCGCCGCCGGGGAGATCTGCAGGAACGGCCAGTGCCTCCAGGCCGATGGGCCTCTGGCCCCGGGGGATCGGCTGGTGTGGCATCGGCCCCCCTGGCAGGAGGCCGCCGTGCCGGGGTTGCCCAGCCCCC is a genomic window of Cyanobium sp. NS01 containing:
- the rsmH gene encoding 16S rRNA (cytosine(1402)-N(4))-methyltransferase RsmH — its product is MPPELPPDPPGFEHRPVLAAEVLAGFEPLGELLGQHPGGGLLIDCTLGGGGHSALLLEAHPGLRLIGLDQDPSARAAAAERLAPFGNRVEIVATNFADYRPPAPALAVLADLGVSSPQLDVAERGFSFRSEGPLDMRMNPGDGETAAALLDRLDEGALADLIYGYGEERLSRRIARRIKEQGPWDDPRQPRTTAELAWLVGGCYPPAARRGRLHPATRTFQALRIAVNDELGVLERWLEQVPHWLLPGGLLAVISFHSLEDRRVKTAFRTDPLLERISRKPLVASAEEAEANPRSRSAKARLARRRP
- a CDS encoding DUF456 family protein, which gives rise to MSGFAVTGVTLPALTLVDGLWWAALVIQLLAIPGTLLPLLPGLALLPLGAGLWVWAVGWSTAWPPFALACLLLLLGWGADALGLVLGPARLKATRWAYIGAGLGLLVGLLGLLPALPVGGPLLGALLGPLLGASLGELITAPTALGPIGLLRLRRSLVVGLAVVAGMLVIKVAQALLALVGAAGFVLLTSLRV
- a CDS encoding cysteine desulfurase family protein → MLAYLDHQASTPCDPAVLNAMEPWWREHCANPSSRLHRESLTAAAAVERARAQVAAALGAEPGDVVFTSGATEANNLALKGVCEAALAQGGERRRLLTLATEHRAVLDPLRYLERHGFPLTVLPVDSGGLVQEELLAAALGPDVLLASVMAANNEIGVLQPISTIAAHCHHHGVLLHVDAAQAAGHIPLAMAEQGVDLLSLSGHKCYGPKGVGALLVRQGVALAAQLHGGGQEQQRRAGTVAVPLVVGLGEALSRAVADQQERAARLGSLRDQLRQELLALGGITLNGAAAPRLAHNLNVTVGGVDGAALHRLLRRSIAVSSGSACSQGSPSHVLAALGRSRSEAAASIRFGLGRSTGAAEIERAVASVEAALRQLRP
- a CDS encoding response regulator transcription factor, with product MSTDPLAAPASPDPGPDPSTAETPPAPARLLLVDDEPGLRTAVQAYLEDEGFAVTTAADGEEGWEKAQELLPDVVISDVMMPRCDGYGLLSKLRADERLGGTPVIFLTAKGMTADRIAGFQAGCDDYIPKPFDPDELVARVRNAVRRQERLLAEAARFADADIGQMAKQITEIRSLLASGGQAKSSPGSSDLVFTPREASVLQLVAEGLMNKQIARRLETSIRNVEKYVSRLFIKTGTASRTELVRYALEHGLVE